From Candidatus Epulonipiscium sp., the proteins below share one genomic window:
- a CDS encoding S-layer homology domain-containing protein encodes MKKLPLTILFTLFFTQILWATPIEFTGGVYNKIEYKEVVFLSGEPIVFKGIVKIDEKEKGESKETKYTFTLTPEDRNIPGRLSRSVTLKTEYAPYNDKGQTIANTEVTRYTETVTIDGDNYRLTAGNVQFSQSDIIDNRPAIDFYDGNIEIFKYYTINNNEGTAQVKMTGKNVGYKNFWGNTETQSLDYVYTIDRIGEGEEVNNLSWEGTVNVQVSDSTMKVLKYSQNQASMTTFNGGYIKTTTQEMVSKYTYNLPKKVDEGFDSYKRTQNTMTLQASMLPMVERLPVPKFRDIGGYWAQRDIEKLYSLGVFDGSQTFFSPNTAMSRIDFVKAIVKSCDIKVQEEETKKRGGRNKKEVEEVIFLDVRSSDLNFPYVKEAYYRNIISGTDDYKFNPNGTITKGEAITILMRTLGFESMAPTPGYKTSFSDDGKIPNWARDAIYMASEIGIIGGDENNNINAQDKMKRGEASAIINRFLEFLQKDLQKSYREDIIYFN; translated from the coding sequence ATGAAAAAATTACCACTAACAATCCTATTTACCTTATTTTTCACCCAAATTCTGTGGGCAACCCCCATAGAATTTACTGGGGGAGTGTATAATAAAATTGAATACAAGGAAGTTGTTTTTCTATCAGGGGAACCTATCGTATTCAAAGGGATAGTCAAAATAGACGAAAAAGAAAAAGGTGAATCAAAAGAAACTAAATACACATTTACTTTAACCCCTGAGGATAGAAATATCCCTGGTAGGTTATCAAGGAGTGTAACGCTTAAAACAGAGTATGCCCCTTATAATGATAAGGGGCAGACAATTGCCAATACGGAAGTAACAAGATACACGGAAACGGTAACTATCGATGGAGATAATTATAGGTTGACAGCAGGGAATGTTCAGTTTTCTCAATCAGATATTATAGATAACCGCCCAGCGATAGACTTCTATGATGGTAATATAGAGATATTTAAATATTATACAATAAATAATAATGAAGGTACGGCCCAAGTGAAGATGACCGGAAAAAATGTAGGTTATAAGAACTTTTGGGGAAATACCGAAACCCAATCCTTAGATTATGTATATACAATCGATAGGATTGGCGAGGGGGAAGAAGTTAATAATTTATCTTGGGAAGGAACAGTTAATGTTCAAGTATCCGATAGCACCATGAAAGTCTTAAAGTATTCCCAAAATCAAGCAAGTATGACCACATTTAATGGAGGATATATAAAAACTACTACCCAAGAAATGGTATCAAAATATACCTATAATCTTCCCAAAAAAGTAGATGAGGGCTTTGATTCATATAAAAGAACTCAAAACACCATGACTCTCCAAGCTTCCATGCTACCGATGGTGGAAAGATTACCAGTCCCTAAGTTTAGGGATATAGGTGGATATTGGGCACAAAGAGATATTGAAAAACTCTACTCCCTTGGAGTATTTGATGGCAGCCAGACCTTTTTTAGCCCCAATACAGCCATGAGCAGGATTGACTTTGTAAAGGCAATTGTAAAGTCCTGTGATATCAAGGTACAAGAGGAAGAAACTAAAAAAAGAGGTGGCAGAAATAAAAAGGAAGTAGAAGAAGTAATCTTTTTAGATGTGAGATCATCAGATCTTAACTTTCCATATGTAAAAGAAGCCTATTATAGAAATATAATATCAGGAACCGATGATTATAAATTTAATCCCAATGGAACCATAACAAAAGGGGAGGCAATAACAATCCTAATGAGGACCCTAGGTTTTGAATCCATGGCACCGACCCCAGGATATAAGACTTCCTTTTCTGATGATGGGAAGATTCCTAATTGGGCAAGGGATGCTATATATATGGCATCAGAAATAGGCATCATAGGAGGGGATGAGAATAACAATATAAATGCTCAGGATAAAATGAAAAGGGGCGAAGCCTCAGCAATTATTAATAGGTTTTTAGAATTTCTACAAAAAGACCTTCAAAAGAGTTATAGGGAAGATATAATCTACTTTAATTAA